A window from Flavobacterium gyeonganense encodes these proteins:
- a CDS encoding ABC-F family ATP-binding cassette domain-containing protein encodes MITVNDISVQFGGTTLFSDVSFAINENDKIALMGKNGAGKSTLLKIIAGQSKPSTGNISAPKEAVVAYLPQHLLTEDGATVMEEASKAFGEIFSMKAEIDEINEQLTIRTDYESDAYMKLIERVSDLSEKFYAIEEVNYEAEVEKILVGLGFEREDFTRQTSEFSGGWRMRIELAKILLRKPDLILLDEPTNHMDIESIQWLEEFLLNQAKAVVVISHDRAFVDNITNRTIEVTMGRIYDYKAKYSHYLELRKDRRIHQQKAYDEQQKFIADNQAFIDRFRGTFSKTDAVQSRVKMLEKLEIIQVDEVDTSALRLKFPPAARSGQYPVIVKEMSKSYGDHVVFKDANIVIERGQKVAFVGKNGEGKSTMIKAIMKEIGVDSGSVEIGHNSQIGYFAQNQAALLDENATIFETIDGIAVGDIRTQIKNILGAFMFQGDDITKKVKVLSGGEKTRLAMIKLLLEPVNLLILDEPSNHLDMKTKDIIKDALRDFDGTLILVSHDRDFLDGLATKVFEFGNKRVKEHFEDVAGFLAHKKMDSMREIEK; translated from the coding sequence ATGATTACAGTTAACGATATTTCGGTTCAGTTTGGTGGAACTACACTTTTTAGCGATGTTTCTTTTGCTATCAATGAAAATGATAAAATTGCCCTTATGGGTAAAAATGGTGCGGGAAAATCGACACTTTTAAAAATAATTGCAGGTCAAAGTAAACCTTCTACCGGAAATATTTCTGCGCCTAAAGAAGCTGTTGTTGCTTATCTTCCTCAACACTTGCTTACAGAAGACGGTGCAACTGTTATGGAAGAAGCGTCAAAAGCTTTTGGTGAGATTTTTAGTATGAAAGCAGAAATCGATGAAATAAACGAGCAGTTAACTATCCGTACCGATTATGAAAGTGATGCTTACATGAAATTAATTGAGAGAGTTTCTGATTTAAGTGAGAAATTCTATGCGATTGAAGAAGTGAATTATGAAGCTGAAGTAGAAAAAATATTAGTTGGTTTAGGATTTGAAAGAGAAGATTTTACACGCCAGACTTCTGAATTTTCAGGAGGTTGGAGAATGCGTATCGAACTGGCTAAGATTTTATTAAGAAAACCCGATTTGATTCTTTTAGATGAACCTACCAACCACATGGATATTGAAAGTATTCAATGGCTGGAAGAATTTCTTTTAAATCAGGCAAAAGCAGTTGTGGTAATCTCGCATGATAGAGCTTTCGTAGATAATATTACCAATCGTACTATTGAAGTTACAATGGGAAGGATTTATGATTACAAGGCCAAATATTCCCATTATTTGGAACTCAGAAAAGACAGACGAATACATCAGCAAAAAGCATACGACGAACAACAGAAATTCATAGCAGATAATCAGGCTTTTATTGATAGATTTCGTGGGACTTTCTCGAAAACAGATGCTGTTCAGTCTCGTGTAAAAATGTTAGAAAAACTAGAAATCATTCAGGTTGATGAGGTCGATACTTCTGCATTGCGATTGAAATTCCCACCGGCTGCACGTTCTGGACAATATCCTGTTATAGTAAAAGAAATGTCAAAATCTTATGGCGATCATGTAGTTTTTAAAGATGCTAATATTGTGATTGAAAGAGGTCAGAAAGTAGCTTTTGTTGGAAAAAATGGTGAAGGAAAATCAACCATGATCAAAGCGATTATGAAAGAGATTGGTGTTGATTCAGGAAGTGTAGAAATTGGACATAATTCTCAGATTGGATATTTTGCTCAAAATCAGGCAGCATTATTAGATGAAAATGCGACGATTTTTGAGACCATTGATGGTATTGCCGTTGGAGATATAAGAACGCAGATCAAAAATATCTTAGGAGCGTTTATGTTTCAGGGGGACGATATTACCAAAAAAGTAAAAGTACTCTCAGGAGGTGAAAAAACGCGTCTAGCGATGATTAAATTATTGTTGGAGCCAGTAAACTTGTTGATTCTGGATGAACCTTCAAATCATCTAGATATGAAGACGAAGGATATTATCAAAGATGCATTGCGTGATTTTGACGGAACATTAATCCTTGTTTCGCATGATCGTGATTTCCTTGACGGATTAGCAACTAAAGTTTTCGAATTTGGAAACAAACGAGTAAAAGAACATTTTGAAGATGTTGCCGGTTTCTTAGCACATAAGAAAATGGATTCAATGAGAGAAATTGAAAAGTAA
- a CDS encoding GlmU family protein, with amino-acid sequence MNYILFDGPVRNALLPFTFTRPVADILIGIMTIRQKWEARLGSTITTITEEYLSDKFPMVEMEENIMINAAYLPNDTLVEMISDLKENQAIFKGDDVIAFFTTENQDEVDFDLYEIIHYDQECLTVEHTWDIFSKNDAAIRADFDYLTEDRKSQLIPKSVNVISPENIFIEEGAKLEFVTLNASTGPIYIGKNAEIMEGAVIRGPFALCENAQVKLNAKVYGATTVGPGSRIGGEVKNAVLFANSNKGHDGFLGDSVLGEWCNIGADSNNSNLKNNYEEVKLWSYETEGFAKTGLQFCGLMMGDHSKCGINTMFNTGTVVGVSANIFGSGFPRNFVPSFSWGGAAGFTTYITKKAFETAKLVMGRRNIEFDETEAAILEHVFEQTKKWRKD; translated from the coding sequence ATGAACTACATTCTTTTTGACGGTCCCGTTCGGAATGCTTTATTACCTTTTACTTTTACAAGACCTGTGGCTGATATTCTAATCGGAATTATGACGATTCGTCAAAAATGGGAAGCTCGTTTGGGGTCAACTATTACTACAATTACAGAAGAATATTTATCTGATAAATTTCCAATGGTGGAGATGGAGGAAAATATTATGATAAATGCTGCGTATTTGCCAAATGATACACTTGTCGAAATGATTTCTGATTTAAAGGAAAATCAGGCAATCTTTAAAGGAGATGATGTTATAGCTTTTTTTACTACTGAAAATCAGGATGAAGTTGATTTTGATTTGTATGAAATTATTCATTACGATCAGGAATGTTTAACCGTTGAACATACATGGGATATTTTCTCTAAAAATGATGCTGCCATTCGCGCCGACTTTGATTATCTAACTGAAGATCGAAAATCACAGCTCATTCCGAAAAGTGTCAATGTTATTTCTCCAGAAAACATTTTTATTGAAGAAGGGGCAAAACTGGAATTTGTAACTTTGAATGCCTCAACCGGACCAATATATATAGGTAAGAATGCTGAAATTATGGAGGGAGCCGTAATTCGTGGCCCTTTTGCTTTATGCGAAAATGCACAGGTTAAACTGAATGCAAAAGTGTATGGAGCCACAACGGTTGGACCAGGATCCAGAATAGGAGGGGAAGTTAAAAACGCTGTTCTTTTTGCGAATTCAAATAAGGGGCATGATGGTTTTTTGGGCGATTCTGTTTTAGGTGAATGGTGTAATATTGGGGCTGACAGTAATAATTCAAACCTGAAAAATAATTATGAAGAGGTAAAATTATGGAGTTACGAAACAGAAGGCTTTGCTAAAACAGGACTTCAGTTTTGTGGTTTAATGATGGGGGATCACAGTAAATGCGGTATAAATACGATGTTTAATACAGGTACAGTAGTAGGAGTGAGTGCCAATATTTTTGGATCTGGTTTTCCACGCAATTTTGTTCCAAGTTTTTCATGGGGCGGTGCTGCCGGCTTTACCACTTATATCACCAAAAAAGCTTTTGAAACAGCTAAATTAGTAATGGGAAGAAGAAATATCGAATTTGATGAAACTGAAGCTGCCATCTTAGAACATGTTTTTGAACAAACTAAAAAATGGAGAAAAGATTAA
- a CDS encoding nuclear transport factor 2 family protein, which produces MGKIKMMLILLLMVFPFYGQEKEDDKKIIASIIDTYSKSVIVKDSISFYSLFNDKNVTWCAGYKDRTQAKEIEVKGEVKAGSNYFSGSYKGFLRGLFRYKSAEDKFDNIKIVEDGTVASVTMDYSFWVDGKMKNWGSKYLNIIKRDGKWKIVSVIYSLELIEYFKQPTLKERQRK; this is translated from the coding sequence ATGGGAAAAATAAAAATGATGTTGATCTTACTTTTAATGGTGTTTCCTTTTTACGGTCAGGAAAAAGAGGATGATAAGAAAATAATAGCCTCAATTATTGATACCTATTCGAAAAGTGTTATAGTAAAAGATTCTATTTCGTTTTACAGTTTATTTAATGATAAAAACGTAACCTGGTGCGCAGGATATAAAGACCGGACTCAGGCCAAAGAAATTGAAGTAAAAGGAGAAGTAAAAGCGGGCAGCAATTATTTTTCGGGATCATACAAAGGATTTTTGAGAGGTCTGTTCAGATATAAGTCTGCTGAAGATAAGTTTGATAATATTAAAATCGTTGAAGACGGAACTGTAGCTTCAGTCACAATGGATTATAGCTTTTGGGTAGATGGTAAAATGAAAAATTGGGGCAGTAAGTATTTGAATATTATCAAAAGAGATGGAAAATGGAAGATTGTAAGTGTGATTTATTCCTTAGAACTGATAGAATATTTTAAACAACCGACACTTAAAGAGCGACAAAGAAAATAA
- a CDS encoding tautomerase family protein: protein MPAIHLKVSGKENPALAKELVKTISGLTNEILHKRPEITVVTVSFIPDYLWFVNSESLAELKKNSFFLTIKISDSTNLKDDKAKYIEALHKSLSDVIGNIHPVSYTAIEEMKADAYGYEGLTIEYKIINNKISNFRKEK from the coding sequence ATGCCAGCAATTCATCTTAAAGTCAGTGGTAAGGAAAACCCTGCGTTAGCAAAAGAACTTGTAAAAACTATTAGCGGCCTCACAAATGAAATTCTCCACAAAAGGCCTGAAATTACAGTTGTAACTGTATCCTTTATTCCGGATTATCTATGGTTTGTAAATTCAGAATCTTTAGCTGAATTAAAAAAGAACAGCTTCTTTTTGACGATCAAGATTTCAGATTCTACAAATCTAAAAGACGACAAAGCAAAATATATAGAAGCTTTACACAAATCACTGTCAGATGTAATTGGGAATATTCATCCGGTGAGTTATACTGCTATTGAGGAAATGAAGGCAGATGCTTATGGTTATGAAGGACTAACCATAGAGTATAAAATCATCAATAATAAGATTTCAAATTTTAGAAAAGAAAAATAA
- a CDS encoding Crp/Fnr family transcriptional regulator: MEFLKDIFIDKLGLEMLHLEKFISLTRTKKLKKKDFLIKEGAVCEFIGFVVSGKLRSYVQNEEQEFNNDFYLQNSLVTAYTSYLTQNPTNCNIEALADTEILYITNKQFNALIEEDVLFLKLAKYISDVFFIKKCKRETSFLKNSATERFVQLCKAYPGIEQEISQYHIASYLGIKPESLSRIKLLTYINK, encoded by the coding sequence ATGGAGTTTCTAAAAGATATTTTTATTGATAAACTGGGACTGGAAATGCTTCATTTAGAAAAGTTTATTAGTTTAACCAGGACAAAGAAATTAAAGAAAAAAGATTTTCTGATTAAGGAAGGGGCTGTTTGCGAATTCATAGGATTTGTCGTTTCTGGAAAACTTAGGTCTTATGTTCAAAATGAGGAACAGGAATTTAATAATGATTTTTATCTTCAAAATAGTCTCGTAACGGCTTACACCAGTTATCTGACACAAAACCCAACGAATTGCAATATCGAAGCTTTGGCTGATACGGAAATTTTATATATTACGAATAAGCAATTTAATGCGTTGATTGAAGAAGATGTTCTTTTTTTGAAATTAGCAAAATATATTTCAGATGTTTTCTTCATTAAAAAATGCAAACGCGAAACTTCATTTCTGAAAAACTCTGCAACAGAAAGATTTGTGCAACTTTGTAAAGCCTATCCCGGAATCGAACAGGAAATTTCGCAATACCATATTGCATCTTATTTAGGAATAAAACCGGAATCATTAAGTCGCATTAAACTCTTAACATACATCAATAAATAA
- a CDS encoding type B 50S ribosomal protein L31: MKKGIHPENYRLVAFKDMSNDDVFITKSTADTKETIEVDGVEYPVVKMEISRTSHPFYTGKSKLIDTAGRIDKFKTKYAKHAKK; this comes from the coding sequence ATGAAAAAAGGAATCCACCCGGAAAATTACAGATTAGTAGCATTTAAAGACATGTCAAACGATGACGTTTTTATCACTAAATCTACTGCAGATACAAAAGAGACAATTGAAGTTGACGGAGTTGAGTATCCAGTTGTAAAAATGGAGATTTCAAGAACATCTCACCCTTTTTATACTGGTAAATCTAAACTTATCGATACTGCAGGACGTATTGACAAGTTCAAAACTAAATATGCAAAACACGCTAAAAAATAA
- a CDS encoding DUF4199 domain-containing protein produces MINEVIKKNGITYGIILGIISALITATIYAIDLKLFVSGWIGASTFIIFVVTGIVLLTKTKKEINGLFSFKDAFTTYFITILIALLISTTFSVILFNVIDPDAKEVISEHLIKYMAETLQKFGTPASAINETLAKMKETSPFSTLEQLKGLGFSIALYSILGLILAAFLKAKLHKNKK; encoded by the coding sequence ATGATTAATGAAGTTATAAAGAAGAATGGGATTACTTATGGAATTATTTTAGGCATTATTTCAGCATTAATTACAGCTACAATTTATGCAATTGATCTAAAATTATTTGTTTCTGGCTGGATTGGAGCCTCAACATTTATCATTTTTGTAGTAACCGGCATTGTATTACTAACAAAAACAAAAAAAGAAATAAATGGATTATTTTCTTTCAAAGATGCATTTACAACCTATTTTATCACCATTCTGATTGCTCTTTTAATCTCAACAACATTTAGTGTTATTTTATTTAATGTAATTGACCCTGATGCAAAAGAAGTTATAAGTGAACATCTTATAAAATACATGGCTGAAACGCTTCAAAAATTCGGAACACCTGCTTCTGCTATAAACGAAACACTAGCAAAGATGAAAGAAACCAGCCCTTTTTCCACTTTAGAGCAGCTTAAAGGATTAGGTTTCAGTATTGCGCTTTACTCTATTTTAGGCCTGATTTTAGCTGCATTTTTAAAAGCAAAACTACACAAGAATAAAAAATAA
- a CDS encoding ABC transporter ATP-binding protein, with protein MSNFKKILPFIYPYKKYAYLNIFFNVLYALFSTLSFMALIPMIQVLFDKTKRNTVMPTYEGISHIKEYGENYLSYYITMNTDQNNPGFVLSVMVAIIISIFLLKNLADYLAMFFVTYLRNGVLKDIRNAMYEKTLELPLAFFSEKRKGDVISRISADVNEVQTSFLAILELIVKEPLTIIFTIIAMLIISTKLTLFVFVFIPVSGYIISLIGKQLKKKSSKAQQEQGTFLSTIEETIGGLKVVKGYNAENYFNTMFKNSTERFFKLSNSIGHRQNLASPASEFMGIMVITILLWYGGQMVLIEKTLDGASFIAYMGLAYNILTPAKSISKASYAVKRGNAAADRVLEILEQENTIATQPKALEKTSFDHNISVQNINFKYENETVLKDFSLEIKKGQTVALVGQSGSGKSTIANLLTRFYDVNDGSISIDGVNIKEINLQSLRSLMGLVTQDSILFNDTIKANIALGKLDATDDEIIEALKIANAFEFVKELPLGIYTNIGDSGNKLSGGQKQRLSIARAVLKNPPIMILDEATSALDTESEKFVQVALENMMQNRTSIVIAHRLSTIQKADVIVVMQKGRIVEQGTHEELIAQNGTYNKLVTMQSFES; from the coding sequence ATGAGTAATTTCAAAAAAATACTACCTTTTATCTACCCCTATAAAAAATATGCCTATCTGAACATTTTTTTTAATGTTTTATATGCGCTTTTCAGCACCCTTTCTTTCATGGCATTAATTCCTATGATTCAGGTTTTATTTGACAAAACAAAAAGAAACACTGTCATGCCTACTTACGAAGGTATTTCGCATATAAAAGAATATGGGGAAAACTACTTAAGCTATTATATCACAATGAATACTGACCAAAACAATCCCGGTTTTGTACTTTCTGTTATGGTAGCCATCATTATTTCTATTTTTTTATTAAAAAACCTGGCTGATTACCTGGCTATGTTTTTTGTTACTTATTTACGAAATGGCGTATTGAAAGATATCCGAAATGCGATGTATGAAAAAACACTTGAATTGCCATTGGCTTTTTTTTCTGAAAAACGAAAAGGAGATGTTATTTCGAGAATTTCTGCAGACGTAAATGAGGTTCAGACTTCTTTTTTAGCCATATTGGAGCTTATTGTGAAAGAACCTTTAACCATTATTTTCACTATCATTGCTATGTTAATCATAAGCACTAAACTAACTTTATTTGTTTTTGTGTTCATTCCGGTTTCAGGGTATATAATTTCATTAATTGGAAAACAGCTTAAAAAGAAATCCAGTAAAGCACAACAGGAACAAGGAACTTTTTTATCAACTATTGAAGAAACTATTGGAGGATTAAAAGTAGTAAAGGGATATAATGCTGAGAATTATTTCAATACTATGTTTAAAAATTCAACTGAACGATTTTTTAAATTATCAAACAGCATTGGACATCGCCAGAATTTAGCTTCTCCAGCGAGTGAATTTATGGGCATCATGGTTATTACTATTTTATTATGGTACGGAGGACAAATGGTTTTGATTGAAAAAACACTGGATGGCGCATCATTTATTGCTTATATGGGGCTTGCTTACAACATCCTTACCCCTGCAAAATCAATCTCAAAAGCTTCTTATGCTGTAAAAAGAGGAAATGCTGCTGCTGATAGGGTATTAGAAATTTTAGAACAGGAAAATACAATTGCTACCCAACCTAAAGCACTGGAAAAAACAAGTTTTGACCATAATATCAGTGTTCAAAACATCAATTTTAAATATGAAAATGAGACGGTTTTAAAAGACTTTTCACTTGAAATCAAAAAAGGCCAGACCGTTGCCCTGGTTGGACAATCAGGAAGCGGAAAGAGTACAATCGCAAACCTGCTGACCCGCTTTTATGATGTTAACGACGGATCTATTTCTATTGACGGGGTAAACATAAAAGAAATTAATCTCCAGTCCCTAAGAAGTTTAATGGGCTTGGTTACCCAGGACAGCATTTTATTTAATGATACTATCAAAGCTAATATTGCCTTAGGAAAATTAGATGCTACCGATGACGAAATCATTGAAGCTTTAAAAATAGCCAACGCTTTTGAATTCGTAAAAGAATTGCCTCTAGGAATTTACACCAACATTGGCGACAGCGGAAACAAATTATCCGGCGGGCAAAAGCAACGTTTGTCTATTGCACGTGCGGTACTTAAGAACCCGCCTATTATGATTCTGGATGAAGCAACATCAGCGCTGGATACCGAAAGCGAAAAATTTGTTCAGGTGGCACTTGAAAATATGATGCAGAACAGAACTTCAATTGTTATTGCTCACCGCCTCTCTACGATTCAAAAAGCTGACGTAATTGTTGTAATGCAAAAAGGTCGAATTGTAGAACAGGGAACCCATGAAGAATTAATTGCACAAAACGGCACTTACAACAAACTGGTAACAATGCAGTCTTTTGAATCTTAA
- a CDS encoding cell division protein ZapA: protein MDGKLKIKVSVADRVYPLTVEPAQEEGLRSASRKIDAMIKQFEENYAVRDKQDVLAMCALQFASQVEQKQIDNTNDGLETIERIKRLNSLLDQYLEN, encoded by the coding sequence ATGGACGGGAAGCTTAAAATTAAAGTATCAGTTGCAGACCGGGTTTATCCGTTAACGGTGGAGCCTGCTCAGGAAGAAGGACTTAGAAGTGCTTCAAGAAAAATTGACGCTATGATTAAGCAATTCGAAGAAAATTACGCAGTTCGTGACAAACAAGATGTATTGGCTATGTGTGCCCTGCAATTTGCATCACAAGTAGAACAAAAGCAAATTGATAATACTAATGACGGACTTGAAACCATCGAAAGAATTAAAAGATTAAATTCGCTATTGGATCAATATCTCGAAAATTAA
- the rny gene encoding ribonuclease Y, with protein MDIITIIISGIVGIAAGFAIAKIIEKSNISNLIKNAKKEAASILKDANLEAENIKKDKILQAKEKFIELKAEHEQVILARDKKVAEVEKRVRDKESQISNELSKAKKINDDFEAKTQEYNNKIELLDKKQAEVEKLHKSQLQQLEVISGLSAEEAKEQLVEGLKAEAKSKAMSHIQETIEEAKLTAQQEAKKIIINTIQRVGTEEAVENCVSVFNIESDDVKGRIIGREGRNIRALEAATGVEIIVDDTPEAIILSCFDPVRREIARLSLHKLVTDGRIHPARIEEVVAKTAKQIDDEIIEVGKRTVIDLGIHGLHPELIKVVGRMKYRSSYGQNLLQHSREVSKLCGIMAAELGLNVKLAKRAGLLHDIGKVPDTESDLPHALLGMQWAEKYGEKEEVCNAIGAHHDEIEMKSLLSPIIQVCDAISGARPGARRQVLDSYIQRLKDLEDVAYGFSGVKNAYAIQAGRELRVIVESEKVSDDNAANLSFEISQKIQTEMTYPGQVKVTVIRETRAVNIAK; from the coding sequence ATGGACATAATAACAATCATTATTTCAGGTATTGTAGGTATTGCAGCAGGTTTTGCAATAGCTAAAATTATCGAGAAAAGTAATATTTCTAACCTAATCAAAAACGCTAAAAAAGAAGCAGCTTCAATTTTAAAAGATGCTAATTTAGAGGCAGAAAACATTAAAAAAGATAAAATCCTTCAGGCAAAAGAAAAATTTATTGAGTTAAAAGCTGAACACGAACAAGTAATTTTGGCACGTGATAAAAAAGTTGCAGAAGTTGAAAAAAGAGTTCGCGATAAAGAGTCACAAATTTCAAATGAATTATCTAAAGCTAAAAAAATAAACGACGATTTCGAAGCAAAAACTCAGGAGTATAACAACAAAATTGAGCTTCTAGACAAAAAACAGGCTGAAGTTGAAAAACTACACAAAAGTCAGTTACAGCAACTGGAAGTAATTTCAGGACTTTCTGCTGAAGAAGCAAAAGAACAATTAGTAGAAGGGTTAAAAGCTGAAGCCAAAAGTAAAGCTATGTCTCACATTCAGGAAACTATTGAAGAGGCAAAACTTACAGCTCAGCAAGAAGCTAAAAAAATCATCATCAACACAATTCAAAGAGTTGGAACTGAAGAAGCAGTAGAGAATTGTGTTTCTGTATTTAATATTGAATCTGATGATGTTAAAGGTAGAATTATCGGTCGTGAAGGACGTAACATTAGAGCTTTAGAAGCTGCTACAGGAGTAGAAATCATTGTTGACGACACACCTGAAGCGATTATCCTATCCTGTTTCGACCCGGTCCGCAGGGAAATTGCTCGTTTATCATTACACAAGTTGGTGACTGACGGACGTATTCACCCGGCAAGAATTGAAGAAGTTGTTGCTAAAACGGCTAAACAAATTGATGACGAAATTATCGAAGTTGGAAAACGTACCGTTATAGACTTAGGAATTCACGGATTACACCCTGAATTGATCAAAGTTGTAGGTAGAATGAAATACCGTTCTTCTTACGGGCAAAATTTATTACAGCACTCCAGAGAAGTTTCTAAACTTTGTGGTATCATGGCTGCAGAATTAGGTCTAAACGTAAAATTAGCCAAAAGAGCAGGTTTACTTCACGATATTGGTAAAGTGCCGGACACTGAAAGCGATTTACCTCACGCTTTATTAGGTATGCAATGGGCTGAGAAATATGGTGAGAAAGAAGAAGTATGCAATGCTATTGGAGCTCACCACGACGAGATTGAAATGAAATCACTATTATCACCAATTATTCAGGTTTGTGATGCGATTTCAGGCGCAAGACCAGGCGCAAGACGCCAGGTTTTGGATTCCTATATCCAGCGTCTGAAAGATCTTGAAGATGTAGCTTATGGCTTCAGCGGTGTTAAAAACGCTTATGCAATTCAGGCGGGTAGAGAACTTCGTGTAATTGTAGAAAGCGAAAAAGTTTCTGATGATAATGCAGCTAATTTATCTTTCGAAATTTCACAAAAAATTCAAACTGAAATGACTTATCCGGGTCAGGTAAAAGTGACCGTGATCCGCGAAACAAGAGCAGTAAATATTGCCAAATAA
- a CDS encoding outer membrane beta-barrel protein: MKKIVLSMVAVLAFGFANAQDSTGKGFSKGNVFISGSVGISSDKTGDVKESGFEIAPKVGFFVTDNIAIGGRLGYRSDKAENAVTDTRDEARLSVGAFGRYYFTPSSDFSLFGELGVDYSSVDDKLADAKANEIGANLGLGLSYFVSSNFAIEATWAGLGFTSNDNGGDGAEKTNSFGLGANLDSINLGVVYKF; the protein is encoded by the coding sequence ATGAAAAAAATTGTTTTATCAATGGTTGCTGTTTTAGCATTTGGATTTGCTAATGCACAAGATTCTACAGGAAAAGGATTTTCTAAAGGTAATGTTTTTATTTCTGGATCTGTAGGGATTTCTTCAGATAAAACTGGAGATGTTAAAGAATCAGGATTTGAAATTGCTCCAAAAGTTGGTTTCTTTGTTACTGATAATATTGCTATCGGTGGTAGATTAGGATACAGATCTGACAAAGCTGAAAATGCAGTTACAGATACTAGAGACGAGGCAAGATTATCAGTTGGTGCTTTCGGTAGATACTATTTTACACCATCTTCTGATTTCTCTTTATTTGGTGAATTAGGAGTTGACTACAGTAGTGTTGATGATAAATTAGCTGATGCTAAAGCTAATGAAATTGGTGCAAACTTAGGATTAGGTTTAAGCTATTTCGTATCTAGCAATTTCGCTATTGAGGCTACATGGGCTGGATTAGGCTTTACTTCAAATGATAATGGTGGAGATGGAGCAGAAAAAACTAATTCTTTTGGTTTAGGAGCTAATCTTGATTCAATCAACTTAGGTGTTGTTTACAAATTCTAA
- a CDS encoding porin family protein, with protein sequence MKKVLLAVILFLGTAASIQAQLLKIGVKAGVNFANQTGDATDAPGIDKEGITSYHAGLVAEIKLLDRFAVQPELLYSTQGATYKNAVDEFKNELGYLSIPVMAKFYLTDSFSLEVGPQASFLLSEKDNVDFEDAETFEFGVNAGLGFKITENFFIQGRYGLGLTDATKNADVKNTTIQLSAGFMF encoded by the coding sequence ATGAAAAAAGTACTTTTAGCAGTCATTTTGTTTCTTGGAACAGCTGCATCCATTCAGGCACAGTTATTAAAAATAGGGGTTAAAGCAGGGGTTAACTTTGCAAATCAAACAGGGGATGCCACTGATGCACCTGGAATTGACAAAGAAGGAATAACAAGCTACCATGCAGGTTTAGTAGCCGAGATTAAATTGCTAGACAGATTTGCTGTTCAGCCAGAGCTTTTATATTCAACTCAGGGAGCTACATACAAAAATGCTGTTGACGAATTTAAAAATGAACTAGGTTATTTATCTATACCTGTTATGGCCAAATTTTATTTAACAGATTCTTTCAGTCTTGAAGTAGGACCACAAGCTTCATTTTTATTGAGTGAGAAGGATAATGTAGATTTTGAGGACGCAGAAACTTTTGAATTTGGTGTGAATGCCGGATTAGGATTTAAGATAACTGAAAATTTCTTTATTCAGGGTCGTTATGGTTTAGGATTAACGGATGCTACAAAAAATGCAGATGTTAAAAATACAACCATACAATTGTCTGCTGGATTTATGTTCTAA
- the aroQ gene encoding type II 3-dehydroquinate dehydratase, whose translation MKIAIINGPNLNLLGKREPEVYGSQTFEDYFDTLKQKFPNIELSYYQSNIEGELIGKIQEVGFTFDGIILNAGAYTHTSIGLGDAMKAVTTPVIEVHISNTYARESFRHQSYLSGNAKGVILGFGLKSYELAIQSFL comes from the coding sequence ATGAAAATTGCTATCATCAACGGTCCAAATTTAAATCTGTTAGGAAAACGTGAACCTGAAGTTTACGGAAGCCAGACATTTGAAGATTATTTTGACACACTGAAACAAAAATTCCCAAACATTGAACTTTCCTACTATCAAAGCAATATTGAAGGCGAACTGATTGGAAAAATTCAGGAAGTGGGCTTTACATTTGATGGAATTATTTTAAATGCCGGTGCTTATACCCATACTTCAATTGGCCTGGGCGATGCGATGAAAGCTGTAACCACTCCGGTTATTGAAGTTCATATCTCTAATACTTATGCCCGGGAAAGCTTTAGACATCAATCGTATTTATCCGGAAATGCAAAAGGGGTTATTCTGGGTTTCGGATTAAAAAGTTACGAACTCGCTATTCAGTCATTCCTGTAA